From the genome of Dickeya aquatica, one region includes:
- a CDS encoding NUDIX hydrolase, giving the protein MFLFSPQDSTYTRMLCQFEFQAKQEGITRQTMAAAVVFQGGILLVRRSASDPRLPGHWEIPGGGREPCDHNLLATLMRELQEETSLRLRYIRHYLGFFDYQTPDNEKIRQWNFLVDVMQEEIKLNADEHDAWQIIRHTSDIPADWLISEESRFVVNAALRMLS; this is encoded by the coding sequence ATGTTTTTGTTTTCGCCTCAGGACAGCACTTACACCCGCATGCTGTGCCAGTTTGAATTTCAGGCCAAGCAAGAGGGCATCACCCGACAGACCATGGCGGCGGCCGTCGTTTTTCAGGGCGGTATACTGCTGGTACGTCGCAGCGCCAGCGATCCACGGTTACCCGGACATTGGGAGATTCCAGGCGGTGGCAGAGAGCCTTGTGATCATAATCTGCTGGCTACGTTAATGCGGGAACTACAGGAAGAAACCAGCCTGCGGTTGCGTTATATCCGGCACTATCTGGGCTTTTTTGATTATCAGACGCCAGATAACGAGAAAATACGTCAGTGGAATTTTCTCGTTGATGTCATGCAAGAAGAGATAAAACTGAATGCGGATGAGCACGACGCATGGCAGATAATCCGCCACACTTCCGACATTCCGGCTGACTGGCTTATCAGTGAGGAGAGCCGCTTTGTGGTGAATGCGGCTCTCCGTATGCTGTCATAG
- a CDS encoding ribonuclease T2 family protein: MKKIYSLLAGFALAISMLSSPATQAKGTAGVFDYYLLTLSWSPTFCLTHASNEQCTKGYGFVLHGLWPQYTSGGWPESCPPIATLNAQQRKYGNTLFPTDALLTHEWEKHGTCSGLGATGYLQAADKAVTSVKIPPSFQAPASPLQMTADQILTTFRQSNPSIPKDGIVAICSGPELSEVRVCLDKNLNFQSCAKSVKSQCRDGNIRIPNVR; the protein is encoded by the coding sequence ATGAAAAAGATCTATTCACTGCTTGCCGGGTTCGCTCTGGCTATCAGTATGTTAAGTAGCCCGGCAACACAGGCCAAAGGCACCGCCGGTGTTTTTGATTATTACTTACTGACGTTATCCTGGTCCCCCACGTTCTGCCTGACACATGCCAGCAATGAACAGTGTACAAAAGGCTATGGATTTGTACTGCACGGCTTATGGCCGCAATACACCAGTGGTGGCTGGCCTGAGAGTTGCCCGCCAATCGCTACCCTAAACGCACAACAGCGTAAATACGGTAATACCCTGTTCCCGACCGATGCATTACTGACCCACGAATGGGAAAAACACGGCACTTGCAGTGGACTTGGCGCGACAGGATATTTGCAAGCCGCTGATAAGGCAGTGACCAGCGTGAAGATCCCGCCAAGCTTCCAGGCTCCAGCCAGCCCGCTTCAGATGACCGCAGACCAAATTCTGACCACTTTCCGTCAGAGTAACCCGTCGATTCCCAAAGATGGCATTGTGGCTATCTGTAGTGGTCCGGAGCTCTCTGAGGTGCGGGTGTGTCTTGATAAAAACCTGAATTTTCAATCCTGTGCAAAATCGGTTAAATCACAATGCCGTGACGGCAATATCCGCATACCTAACGTACGCTGA
- the gstA gene encoding glutathione transferase GstA — protein sequence MITLYYTPGSCSMASHIILRESELPFTAIPVNLATHTLEDGSDYYRISPSGQVPLLILEDGTLLSEGVAILQYLADRVPAKALAPENGTLGRYQLQEALNHISSELHKTFSPLFRPTTHESTQATARERLRTLFSRINQRLSSHPWYCGDTFSVADAYLFTVTRWAAYVNVDLSDLSALNAYMARVAERPAVKATLLAENRH from the coding sequence ATGATAACACTTTATTACACCCCCGGTTCCTGTTCGATGGCATCGCATATTATTCTGCGCGAGTCAGAGCTGCCTTTTACCGCCATACCGGTAAACCTTGCCACGCACACGTTAGAAGATGGCAGTGATTATTATCGTATTTCCCCTTCCGGGCAGGTGCCGTTATTGATTCTGGAAGACGGCACGCTGTTAAGTGAGGGGGTAGCCATTCTGCAATATCTGGCAGACCGGGTTCCGGCGAAAGCTCTGGCACCGGAAAATGGAACATTAGGACGTTATCAATTACAGGAAGCGCTTAACCATATTAGCAGCGAGTTGCATAAAACGTTTTCCCCGCTGTTTCGCCCGACCACACATGAAAGCACGCAAGCTACCGCCCGTGAGCGTTTGCGCACATTATTTAGCCGAATCAATCAGCGCCTGAGCAGTCACCCCTGGTACTGTGGTGACACCTTTAGTGTGGCAGATGCCTACCTGTTCACCGTGACGCGTTGGGCCGCTTACGTGAACGTTGATTTGTCCGATTTAAGTGCACTGAATGCCTATATGGCGCGCGTTGCCGAGCGCCCGGCAGTCAAAGCCACACTGCTTGCAGAAAACCGCCACTGA
- a CDS encoding methyl-accepting chemotaxis protein encodes MKSIKSILLLLLLVGLASVITQGAVNWWSGQQMLAQANKIFTAKDITADILPPPLYLIEARLTLSQGLDGSLSPDAATRTFDKLAQDYAARVEYWRKAQTFGIEKYLLGEQHDAALKFLEAARHNVLQPLVAGNMETARAGLPGVQKLYEAHRAAVDKTVEVSNAFAEKNMAAFNAIETSNSTASMGVLVGALCACVALYVGARRRLLTAVSSPLLNACEAAQKIAEGDLTCTIQVHGRDEAKLMLRALADMKNSLQSIVAMVRDSSDSIFTDSTLMSADYADLSKRTEEQASRLQQTTASMIQIRSAVQKNAETAEQATMLASSTSQAVQQGGAVMHQVISTMQDITTSAHKITDIIAIIDGIAFQTNILALNAAVEAARAGEQGRGFAVVAGEVRSLAQRSAEAAKEIKTLISASIEKVENGSRQVENAGASMEGIVEQVHKVSDFITDISSTAKEQVSSIGHIADAVGQLDLVTQQNASLVEKGVSTSKNLTYQSQLLAELVGRFRAENDVTQASLTTL; translated from the coding sequence ATGAAATCAATCAAATCTATACTGCTATTATTGCTGCTTGTCGGTCTCGCTTCTGTAATCACGCAAGGTGCTGTCAACTGGTGGTCTGGACAACAGATGCTCGCACAGGCCAACAAAATCTTCACAGCCAAGGACATCACCGCCGATATTCTGCCTCCCCCGCTGTACCTTATTGAAGCTCGTCTGACCTTATCACAAGGGCTGGATGGCTCTTTATCACCAGATGCAGCAACAAGAACGTTCGATAAACTTGCACAGGACTACGCAGCACGCGTTGAATACTGGCGCAAGGCGCAAACTTTCGGTATTGAGAAGTACCTTTTGGGCGAACAACACGATGCCGCGCTGAAATTCCTGGAAGCCGCGCGCCATAACGTACTGCAACCCTTGGTGGCAGGGAATATGGAGACAGCACGCGCTGGCTTGCCTGGCGTGCAGAAGCTCTATGAAGCTCACCGTGCCGCGGTGGACAAAACCGTTGAGGTTTCCAATGCCTTCGCTGAAAAGAACATGGCAGCCTTTAATGCTATCGAGACATCAAACTCTACAGCCAGTATGGGCGTTCTGGTCGGCGCGCTATGCGCGTGTGTGGCGCTCTACGTCGGTGCCCGCCGTCGTCTGCTCACCGCGGTCTCTTCACCTTTGTTGAATGCCTGCGAGGCCGCACAGAAGATTGCCGAAGGCGACTTAACGTGCACTATCCAGGTGCATGGCCGCGACGAAGCCAAATTGATGCTCAGGGCATTGGCAGACATGAAGAATAGTCTCCAGAGCATTGTCGCTATGGTACGCGACAGCTCCGACTCTATATTCACCGATTCAACGTTGATGTCCGCCGATTATGCCGATCTCAGCAAGCGCACAGAAGAGCAGGCCTCCAGATTGCAACAAACCACAGCGTCAATGATACAGATTCGCTCGGCAGTACAAAAGAATGCCGAGACAGCCGAGCAAGCCACTATGCTGGCATCGTCAACGAGTCAAGCGGTGCAACAAGGTGGTGCCGTGATGCACCAGGTCATTTCAACCATGCAAGACATCACTACCAGCGCCCATAAGATAACTGACATTATTGCAATAATTGACGGCATTGCCTTCCAGACTAACATCCTTGCCCTGAATGCTGCGGTTGAAGCCGCACGGGCCGGTGAACAGGGCCGAGGCTTTGCGGTTGTCGCAGGTGAAGTCCGCTCACTGGCACAACGCAGCGCCGAGGCGGCAAAAGAGATAAAAACGTTGATTAGCGCCAGCATAGAGAAAGTTGAAAACGGTTCGCGGCAAGTCGAAAATGCCGGAGCCTCGATGGAGGGCATAGTAGAACAGGTACACAAAGTCTCCGATTTCATAACAGACATCAGTTCCACAGCGAAGGAGCAGGTTTCCTCCATTGGCCACATCGCTGATGCCGTCGGGCAACTCGACCTGGTGACACAGCAAAACGCATCTCTGGTTGAAAAAGGCGTCTCTACCTCTAAAAACCTCACCTACCAGTCACAATTGCTTGCAGAACTCGTGGGCAGATTCCGGGCGGAAAACGATGTTACGCAAGCGAGCCTAACCACTTTGTAG
- the ychF gene encoding redox-regulated ATPase YchF produces MGFKCGIVGLPNVGKSTLFNALTKAGIEAANFPFCTIEPNTGVVPMPDLRLDQLAEIVKPQRTVPTTMEFVDIAGLVKGASKGEGLGNQFLTNIRETEAIGHVVRCFENDNIIHVSGKVNPADDIDTINTELALADLDTCERALHRVQKKAKGGDKDAKVEQAALEKCLPQLEKAGMLRALDLSAEEKAAIRYLSFLTLKPTMYIANVNEDGFENNPYLDQVREIAAKEGSVVVPVCAAVESDIAELDDEERDEFMAELGLEEPGLNRVIRAGYTLLNLQTYFTAGVKEVRAWTIPVGATAPQAAGKIHTDFEKGFIRAQTIAFDDFITYKGEQGAKEAGKMRSEGKEYIVKDGDIMNFLFNV; encoded by the coding sequence ATGGGATTCAAATGCGGTATCGTTGGGCTGCCTAACGTGGGGAAATCTACGCTGTTCAACGCGCTGACCAAAGCCGGTATCGAAGCGGCCAACTTTCCGTTTTGTACTATCGAACCGAATACCGGTGTGGTTCCCATGCCGGACCTGCGCCTTGACCAGTTAGCCGAGATAGTGAAACCGCAGCGCACCGTTCCTACCACCATGGAATTTGTGGATATTGCCGGCCTGGTGAAAGGGGCTTCTAAAGGTGAGGGCTTAGGCAACCAGTTTTTGACCAACATCCGCGAAACTGAGGCGATTGGTCATGTGGTGCGCTGTTTCGAAAATGACAACATCATTCACGTCTCTGGAAAAGTTAACCCCGCTGACGATATTGATACCATTAACACCGAGTTGGCATTAGCGGACCTAGACACCTGTGAACGTGCGTTGCACCGGGTACAGAAGAAAGCCAAGGGCGGCGACAAAGACGCTAAAGTTGAGCAAGCTGCACTGGAAAAATGCCTGCCTCAGCTGGAAAAAGCGGGCATGTTGCGTGCGTTGGATCTCAGCGCAGAAGAAAAGGCCGCTATCCGCTACCTGAGCTTCCTTACGCTGAAACCGACCATGTACATTGCCAACGTTAATGAAGACGGCTTCGAGAACAACCCCTATCTGGATCAGGTGCGTGAGATCGCAGCGAAAGAAGGCTCTGTTGTTGTGCCCGTCTGCGCGGCTGTAGAATCTGACATTGCCGAACTCGATGATGAAGAGCGCGACGAATTCATGGCCGAGTTGGGTCTTGAAGAGCCTGGGCTAAACCGTGTCATTCGTGCCGGTTATACGCTGCTGAACCTGCAAACCTACTTTACGGCGGGTGTAAAAGAAGTCCGTGCCTGGACTATTCCCGTTGGAGCCACAGCCCCACAAGCCGCAGGGAAAATTCACACAGACTTCGAAAAAGGGTTTATTCGCGCGCAAACCATCGCCTTTGATGATTTCATCACCTACAAAGGTGAACAGGGTGCCAAAGAAGCCGGTAAAATGCGCTCAGAAGGCAAAGAATATATCGTTAAAGATGGCGATATTATGAACTTCTTGTTCAACGTCTAA
- the pth gene encoding aminoacyl-tRNA hydrolase, whose product MSGIKLIVGLANPGAEYAATRHNAGAWYVDQLVENYRQTLKEESKFFGYTARLSLGGNDVRLLVPTTFMNLSGKAVAAMASFYRIEPDEILVAHDELDLPPGVAKLKLGGGHGGHNGLKDIVSKLGNNPNFHRLRIGIGHPGDKNKVVGFVLGKPPASEQGLIDQAIDESLRCTDILIKEDMIKAMNRLHAFKAS is encoded by the coding sequence ATGAGTGGTATAAAACTGATTGTGGGGCTGGCCAATCCCGGCGCTGAATATGCGGCAACCCGCCACAATGCGGGTGCCTGGTACGTTGACCAGTTAGTCGAAAACTACCGACAGACCCTGAAGGAAGAGAGCAAGTTTTTTGGCTATACCGCACGGTTATCTCTGGGTGGCAACGATGTGCGACTGCTGGTACCCACCACATTTATGAACCTGAGCGGCAAAGCAGTGGCCGCCATGGCCTCTTTCTACCGTATTGAGCCTGATGAAATTCTGGTCGCACACGATGAGCTGGACCTGCCACCGGGCGTTGCCAAACTCAAACTCGGCGGGGGTCACGGTGGGCACAACGGGTTGAAAGACATCGTCAGTAAGCTCGGCAACAACCCCAATTTCCACCGTTTGCGTATCGGCATCGGCCATCCCGGCGACAAAAATAAAGTCGTCGGCTTTGTGCTTGGCAAACCACCGGCCAGTGAGCAAGGGCTTATCGACCAAGCCATTGACGAATCACTGCGCTGTACCGATATCTTGATAAAAGAAGATATGATCAAAGCCATGAACCGGTTACATGCCTTTAAGGCGTCATAG
- the ychH gene encoding stress-induced protein YchH, whose protein sequence is MKRRNAMRIGNALMGLGMVLMIAGIAYSIANQLPELNLPGSAQSVELIAIFMGAILWLAGARIGGRESVTDRYWWLKHFDKRCRRERHP, encoded by the coding sequence ATGAAACGTAGAAATGCCATGCGCATTGGTAATGCGTTAATGGGGCTTGGTATGGTGCTGATGATAGCGGGTATCGCGTATTCAATAGCCAATCAATTGCCGGAGCTGAACTTGCCAGGGTCAGCACAAAGTGTTGAGTTAATTGCGATTTTTATGGGCGCAATTTTGTGGCTGGCGGGGGCGCGCATCGGGGGACGCGAGTCCGTGACCGATCGCTATTGGTGGCTGAAGCATTTTGATAAGCGTTGTCGCCGTGAGCGCCATCCATAA
- the prs gene encoding ribose-phosphate diphosphokinase gives MPDMKLFAGNAIPELAQRIANRLYTSLGDAAVGRFSDGEVSVQINENVRGGDIFIIQSTCAPTNDNLMELVVMVDALRRASAGRITAVIPYFGYARQDRRVRSARVPITAKVVADFLSSVGVDRVLTVDLHAEQIQGFFDVPVDNVFGSPILLEDMLQQNLDNPIVVSPDIGGVVRARAIAKLLNDTDMAIIDKRRPRANVSQVMHIIGDVAGRDCILVDDMIDTGGTLCKAAEALKERGAKRVFAYATHPIFSGNAYENIKNSVIDEVIVCDTIPLSENIKSLPNVRTLTLSGMLAEAIRRISNEESISAMFEH, from the coding sequence GTGCCTGATATGAAGCTTTTTGCTGGTAACGCAATACCGGAACTAGCACAACGTATTGCCAACCGTTTGTACACCAGTCTGGGCGATGCTGCCGTAGGTCGTTTTAGTGACGGCGAAGTCAGCGTACAAATCAACGAAAATGTACGCGGTGGTGATATTTTCATCATCCAATCTACCTGTGCTCCCACCAATGATAATCTGATGGAGCTGGTGGTCATGGTTGATGCCCTGCGCCGCGCTTCCGCAGGACGTATTACTGCTGTTATTCCCTACTTTGGCTACGCCCGACAGGACCGCCGTGTGCGCTCCGCCCGTGTGCCAATCACGGCCAAAGTCGTGGCGGATTTTCTCTCCAGCGTCGGCGTTGACCGTGTGCTGACGGTCGATCTGCATGCTGAACAGATTCAGGGCTTCTTTGATGTCCCGGTAGATAACGTGTTTGGTAGCCCGATTCTGCTTGAAGATATGTTACAGCAGAATCTGGATAACCCGATTGTGGTTTCCCCGGATATCGGTGGCGTGGTACGTGCCCGCGCGATTGCCAAGTTACTCAATGACACCGACATGGCGATTATCGACAAGCGTCGCCCGCGTGCCAATGTTTCTCAGGTCATGCACATCATTGGGGACGTTGCTGGCCGCGACTGTATTCTGGTTGATGATATGATTGATACCGGTGGCACGTTGTGTAAAGCGGCAGAGGCGCTAAAAGAGCGTGGCGCAAAACGTGTGTTTGCTTACGCCACCCACCCGATTTTCTCTGGCAACGCTTACGAGAACATCAAGAACTCGGTCATTGATGAAGTGATTGTCTGCGATACTATTCCGCTGTCGGAAAACATTAAATCCCTGCCGAACGTACGTACCCTGACGCTCTCGGGCATGCTGGCTGAGGCGATTCGTCGCATCAGTAACGAAGAATCCATTTCTGCTATGTTTGAGCATTAA
- the ispE gene encoding 4-(cytidine 5'-diphospho)-2-C-methyl-D-erythritol kinase, translating into MIARTPIAISDADIATSSTVWPSPAKLNLFLYITGRRADGYHNLQTLFQFLDYGDTVTLTLRQDNQIVLQTPLPDVPDDNNLAVRAARLLQQHCQQAGLPFSGTDIAIEKCLPMGGGLGGGSSNAATVLVALNHLWGSQVSVKALAALGLTLGADVPVFIHGHSAFAEGVGEQLVPAYPPEKWYLVVHPGVHIPTPLIFADPDLTRDTPIRPLSHLLTQTFRNDCESVARKRFRKVEQLLLWLLEYAPARLTGTGACVFAEFDTEHAARQVLNRVPEGQFGFVARGVNVSPLQQCLSGQFKGC; encoded by the coding sequence ATGATAGCGAGAACACCGATAGCGATATCAGACGCTGATATCGCAACGTCCTCTACCGTTTGGCCCTCACCGGCCAAACTTAACCTGTTTTTATATATCACGGGCCGCCGCGCCGACGGCTACCACAACCTGCAAACGCTGTTTCAGTTTCTGGATTATGGTGACACTGTCACGTTAACTCTGCGCCAGGATAACCAGATAGTGCTACAAACCCCACTGCCTGATGTACCTGATGACAATAATCTGGCCGTGCGGGCAGCGCGCTTATTGCAACAACATTGTCAGCAAGCAGGTTTGCCGTTCAGCGGCACCGATATCGCCATCGAAAAATGCTTACCGATGGGCGGCGGGCTTGGCGGTGGTTCATCAAACGCAGCGACGGTACTGGTCGCACTCAATCATCTTTGGGGCAGCCAGGTATCGGTCAAGGCATTGGCCGCATTGGGGTTAACCCTCGGTGCCGATGTGCCGGTGTTTATCCACGGCCATTCGGCCTTTGCCGAAGGGGTTGGCGAGCAACTCGTGCCCGCTTACCCGCCAGAAAAATGGTATCTGGTGGTTCACCCGGGTGTCCATATTCCTACCCCGCTTATCTTTGCCGACCCAGATTTAACGCGAGATACCCCAATAAGGCCACTGTCACACTTATTGACACAAACTTTCCGCAATGATTGTGAGTCTGTCGCAAGAAAACGTTTTCGTAAGGTTGAACAGCTACTTTTATGGCTGTTAGAATACGCACCGGCGCGCCTGACCGGCACTGGCGCTTGCGTGTTCGCCGAGTTCGACACCGAGCACGCCGCCCGTCAGGTGCTAAACCGGGTCCCGGAAGGACAGTTCGGCTTTGTGGCTCGAGGTGTGAATGTTTCTCCGCTGCAACAATGCCTTTCCGGGCAATTTAAGGGTTGCTAA
- the lolB gene encoding lipoprotein insertase outer membrane protein LolB has protein sequence MLKNPARALRLLPLASVLLTACTLTQPTAPGQKATSPQWLAHEQNVQNLSHYQTRGSFAYISDRKKLYARFFWQQPSPQRYRLLLSNPLGGTELELQASPDLVQITDNQGKRYMGKNAQLMVQQLTGMAIPLDNLRQWMLGLPGNAQDFELDENARLRHVNYQQGDQHWSVDYFSYTDDPLPLPQSLELTQGEQRIKLKMDNWTTQ, from the coding sequence ATGCTCAAAAACCCCGCCCGAGCCTTGCGATTACTGCCTTTAGCAAGCGTGTTACTGACAGCCTGTACCCTGACACAGCCCACTGCACCCGGCCAAAAAGCCACCTCGCCACAGTGGCTGGCTCACGAGCAAAACGTACAAAATCTGAGTCATTACCAGACCCGTGGTTCATTTGCCTATATTTCTGATAGGAAAAAGCTTTATGCGCGTTTCTTTTGGCAGCAGCCCTCGCCACAGCGCTATCGGTTGCTGTTAAGCAACCCGCTTGGTGGCACCGAGCTGGAATTACAGGCGAGCCCCGATCTGGTGCAAATTACCGATAATCAAGGTAAACGCTACATGGGTAAGAACGCCCAACTGATGGTACAACAGCTCACCGGCATGGCTATCCCGCTCGATAACCTGCGTCAATGGATGCTGGGGCTACCCGGTAATGCGCAGGACTTCGAGCTCGATGAGAATGCACGGTTACGCCATGTTAATTACCAGCAAGGTGACCAGCACTGGAGCGTTGACTATTTCTCATACACTGACGACCCGCTACCGTTGCCACAGAGCCTGGAACTGACACAGGGCGAACAGCGCATCAAACTGAAAATGGATAACTGGACAACCCAATAA